A single Nitrospirota bacterium DNA region contains:
- a CDS encoding WYL domain-containing protein, which translates to MKARYPENIKARRKKDKPSGITERVIRVLGIYTLIAQNKFPSVNSLTDKFEVTKRTVHRDLALINIIDPVEFDRQRGGYRFTHGDRIKKLILSEEQLLLLFTMGETVSHLGAPLRQEFQKFVEDLANIKKIPPDKFPVVVKMPEAIETEKLNDYFSAISHCIREKLSIDIVYNVLYSRRITKRRVDPYGLIFYDGAWLITGYCRLREEMRTFALDRIVELKETAFRFKLGDDFDLKDRLLHCWGIQYNDKPSSVTVRFSEKVAEYVLRKDKWHPSEKRRVLANGDVESSFEVAGTDEIKRWIYSWMPYIEVVRPARLRRQINEELSQTLKKHS; encoded by the coding sequence GTGAAAGCAAGGTATCCTGAAAACATAAAGGCGAGACGTAAGAAAGATAAACCCTCCGGCATTACCGAAAGGGTCATCAGAGTTCTTGGTATCTATACGCTTATTGCGCAGAACAAATTCCCCTCAGTAAATTCGCTCACCGACAAATTTGAAGTAACAAAAAGAACCGTCCATAGAGACCTCGCGCTTATCAACATCATTGACCCTGTTGAGTTTGACAGACAGAGAGGCGGCTACAGATTTACCCACGGAGACCGCATAAAGAAACTGATCCTGTCAGAGGAACAGCTTTTGCTGCTGTTTACAATGGGAGAGACGGTTTCACACCTGGGCGCTCCCCTGAGGCAGGAATTTCAGAAGTTTGTTGAGGACCTTGCCAATATAAAGAAGATACCGCCGGACAAATTCCCTGTTGTCGTAAAAATGCCTGAGGCTATTGAGACCGAAAAACTGAATGATTATTTCAGTGCCATCTCTCATTGTATCCGGGAAAAGCTCTCGATTGATATTGTCTATAACGTCCTTTACAGCAGAAGAATCACTAAACGGCGGGTTGACCCCTACGGTCTGATATTTTACGACGGCGCATGGCTTATCACCGGCTATTGTCGCCTCAGGGAAGAAATGCGGACTTTTGCGCTGGACAGGATTGTGGAATTGAAGGAAACGGCCTTCCGCTTTAAACTGGGGGATGACTTCGATCTGAAGGACCGTCTGTTACATTGCTGGGGGATACAGTATAACGATAAACCCTCCTCTGTAACAGTAAGATTTTCAGAAAAGGTGGCCGAGTACGTCCTCAGAAAGGACAAATGGCATCCGTCTGAAAAGAGGCGGGTGCTTGCAAATGGCGATGTGGAGTCGTCATTCGAAGTGGCTGGGACGGACGAGATCAAGCGCTGGATATATTCATGGATGCCTTATATTGAAGTGGTAAGACCCGCACGCCTGAGAAGGCAGATAAACGAAGAACTTTCACAAACGCTCAAAAAGCATTCATGA